A DNA window from Alicyclobacillus vulcanalis contains the following coding sequences:
- the menH gene encoding 2-succinyl-6-hydroxy-2,4-cyclohexadiene-1-carboxylate synthase, with protein MKRTALLRGVRYAYQVISGDEPCLFLHGFTGSGDVFEPVVERLARLGCRPLAILPDLLGHGQSETPPDPSRLSIQETVLDIDALLDHLGISTCRLFGYSMGGRVALAYALARPGRVRALVLESASPGLDDPAEREARRREDDQLADEIELRGLDWFIPHWERRPIFATHAALPDEEQARQRAIRLSGSAQGYAQSLRGMGTGRQPSYWNELSRLAMPVLLVTGSHDVKFTQIAQRMRSRIPTAAHAVIDGAGHTPHLEQPDRFANAILPMLCPSRGRAN; from the coding sequence ATGAAGCGGACGGCTCTGCTGCGCGGCGTCCGCTACGCGTATCAAGTGATTTCGGGCGACGAGCCGTGCCTGTTTTTGCACGGGTTCACCGGTTCGGGCGATGTCTTTGAACCCGTGGTCGAGCGCCTCGCGCGCCTCGGATGCCGCCCGTTGGCCATTCTCCCGGACCTGCTTGGGCATGGGCAAAGCGAGACACCGCCAGACCCAAGCCGCCTGTCGATCCAGGAAACCGTCCTCGATATCGATGCGCTCCTCGATCATCTCGGCATTTCAACATGCCGCCTGTTCGGTTATTCCATGGGGGGGCGTGTCGCGCTGGCGTACGCGCTTGCCCGTCCCGGCCGGGTGCGGGCCCTCGTCCTTGAATCGGCTTCACCGGGTCTGGACGATCCCGCCGAGCGCGAGGCGCGCAGGCGCGAGGACGACCAGTTGGCCGACGAGATCGAGCTGCGCGGCCTTGACTGGTTCATTCCGCACTGGGAGCGCCGCCCCATCTTCGCCACGCACGCGGCCCTGCCGGACGAGGAGCAAGCGCGGCAGCGCGCGATTCGCCTCTCAGGCAGCGCACAAGGGTATGCGCAGAGCCTTCGCGGGATGGGGACCGGCCGCCAGCCGTCGTACTGGAACGAGTTGTCTCGGCTTGCGATGCCCGTCCTGCTCGTGACGGGATCGCACGATGTCAAGTTCACGCAGATCGCGCAGCGCATGCGGTCGCGCATTCCGACGGCGGCGCATGCGGTCATCGACGGAGCGGGGCATACGCCACACCTCGAGCAGCCCGACCGCTTTGCCAACGCCATCCTCCCAATGCTATGTCCCTCTCGCGGGCGCGCCAACTGA
- the menD gene encoding 2-succinyl-5-enolpyruvyl-6-hydroxy-3-cyclohexene-1-carboxylic-acid synthase, whose translation MNPDLWPVHALVDGLYASGVRRAVISPGSRNTPLVLALVEQGGMELFSHMDERSAAFFALGLARQADEPVALVCTSGTAAANYHPAVVEAYYSRVPLVVLTADRPAELREVGANQTIRQFQMFGAHVKWASEAPVPEDKPELALHMRSLALRAGLVAQSGPQGPVHLNVPLREPLLPPRRGECDALGHLPPLQVHAAAAPPCAPTALAQVEDRLARASRPAIVAGPMRPGRLAEALARFAARLGIPLFADILSQARDSEASVPFYDLALRAGCVPQPPDLVLRFGGEITSKALSSSLKRWGADVVVFDESPVYRDSLHLATQVVIGDPSEWLSQVTATVADWREYLDAWRRASERARQSVVDSPVWFEGEAVRIAVEALEPGHVLVLGNSRPIRDADALALPKAGVEIHANRGASGIDGVTSTALGHAVASGRPTLLVIGDVSFYHDINGLVAVQAVTSPVVVLLVHNGGGGIFRHLAQAERPDAIDWFTTPHALDFEPLVRTFGGQYGRAKDSGELAALLRDGLACPGLTVVEVRFPNDESPRVYRELVARLEAAVDVGSR comes from the coding sequence GTGAATCCGGACCTGTGGCCGGTGCACGCGCTGGTGGATGGCCTGTACGCGAGCGGGGTGAGGCGCGCCGTGATTTCGCCGGGATCGCGCAACACGCCGCTCGTGTTGGCGCTCGTCGAGCAGGGCGGCATGGAACTTTTCTCGCACATGGACGAGCGTTCGGCGGCCTTCTTCGCTCTGGGCCTGGCGCGGCAGGCGGATGAGCCTGTGGCCTTGGTCTGCACGTCGGGGACGGCAGCCGCGAATTATCACCCGGCCGTGGTGGAGGCTTACTATTCGCGTGTGCCGCTGGTTGTGTTGACAGCGGATCGGCCCGCAGAGCTGCGCGAGGTCGGGGCCAACCAGACCATCCGCCAGTTTCAGATGTTCGGCGCGCATGTGAAGTGGGCCTCTGAGGCCCCTGTGCCGGAGGACAAGCCCGAGTTGGCCCTGCACATGCGCAGCCTTGCGTTGCGCGCGGGTCTTGTTGCGCAGAGCGGGCCGCAGGGGCCGGTGCACCTCAATGTGCCGCTTCGCGAACCCCTTCTGCCGCCGCGAAGGGGCGAATGCGATGCCCTCGGCCATCTCCCTCCGCTGCAGGTGCACGCGGCCGCAGCGCCCCCATGCGCGCCCACGGCGCTCGCACAAGTGGAGGATAGGCTCGCGCGCGCGTCGCGGCCGGCGATCGTCGCAGGGCCGATGCGCCCGGGCCGCCTGGCGGAGGCCCTCGCGCGGTTCGCCGCTCGGCTTGGCATCCCGCTTTTCGCGGACATCCTGAGCCAGGCGCGAGACAGCGAGGCAAGCGTGCCATTCTACGACTTGGCCCTGCGCGCCGGTTGTGTCCCGCAGCCCCCGGATCTCGTCCTGCGCTTCGGGGGCGAAATCACGTCGAAGGCGCTCTCGTCGTCGCTGAAGCGATGGGGCGCGGACGTCGTGGTGTTTGACGAGTCGCCGGTCTATCGGGACAGCCTGCACCTGGCCACGCAGGTTGTCATAGGCGATCCGTCCGAGTGGCTGAGCCAAGTGACCGCGACTGTCGCGGACTGGCGTGAATACCTCGATGCCTGGAGACGCGCGTCGGAGCGCGCGAGGCAGTCGGTCGTGGATTCGCCCGTGTGGTTTGAGGGCGAGGCCGTGCGGATCGCCGTCGAGGCGCTGGAGCCCGGGCACGTGCTCGTGCTCGGCAACAGCCGTCCAATTCGCGATGCCGACGCACTGGCGCTGCCCAAGGCCGGCGTGGAAATCCACGCCAACCGCGGCGCGAGCGGCATTGACGGCGTCACTTCCACGGCGCTCGGGCACGCCGTCGCGTCCGGGAGGCCGACGCTTCTCGTCATCGGCGACGTATCGTTTTACCACGACATCAACGGCCTTGTCGCTGTGCAGGCTGTGACGTCGCCGGTCGTCGTGTTGCTCGTGCACAACGGCGGGGGAGGCATCTTCCGCCATTTGGCGCAGGCGGAGCGACCCGACGCGATCGACTGGTTTACGACGCCGCATGCGCTGGACTTTGAACCGCTGGTGCGCACGTTTGGCGGTCAGTATGGGCGCGCAAAGGACTCGGGTGAACTCGCGGCGTTGTTGCGGGATGGGCTTGCGTGCCCGGGACTTACGGTCGTCGAGGTTCGGTTCCCGAATGACGAAAGCCCGCGCGTGTATCGCGAACTCGTGGCGAGACTCGAGGCCGCCGTGGACGTGGGTTCGCGATGA
- a CDS encoding isochorismate synthase — MSVMAHEALRQRLSAQIVEAFSASAHGQTGGPIRLRVPFEGSLASLAHWNRWEPAVYSRPPGGEERFGVGVYRRLVASADDDWEDLKVRFAQEELPQGLFWFGAIPFDFHAPPLGLWAAWPKSIWFAPRLYLKKSAGSDEAEVLYMPPRGADEMDVRTDVIDLLDVHGDGAPAARPSFEQPEDFPRFREKIYRALRAIAQGRLNKVVVARFVTGRVTRPLDEALAALAAQYPDSHVFALSWQGRWLISASPERLCAIHGPAVKVDCLAGTARRGRSEDEDTVLERELVSSAKNAREHQAVVDHVLRALSGLCDEVEKEAGPSVLKLANVQHLRTRVVGRARPGIGLLDLAQALHPTPAVAGTPQREATTYVTAHEGWPRGYYAGAFGIYAEGDGELDVCLRSAFVDGGEAAAFAGCGIVEGSDPAAEWEESELKLKPMREALGLREEVGR, encoded by the coding sequence ATGAGCGTGATGGCGCACGAAGCGCTGCGACAGCGTCTCTCTGCGCAAATCGTCGAGGCCTTTTCCGCGTCGGCGCATGGGCAAACCGGCGGGCCCATCCGCCTGCGCGTGCCGTTCGAGGGCTCGCTCGCGTCGCTCGCCCACTGGAACCGCTGGGAGCCCGCGGTGTACAGCCGGCCCCCTGGCGGAGAGGAACGGTTTGGAGTCGGCGTCTATCGCCGGCTCGTGGCGAGCGCGGATGACGACTGGGAGGATTTGAAGGTCCGCTTTGCACAAGAAGAGCTTCCGCAGGGGCTTTTCTGGTTTGGGGCCATCCCGTTTGACTTCCATGCGCCTCCGCTTGGCCTTTGGGCAGCCTGGCCGAAGTCCATCTGGTTTGCGCCAAGGCTTTATCTGAAAAAGTCCGCCGGATCTGACGAGGCCGAGGTGCTCTACATGCCTCCGCGAGGCGCCGACGAGATGGACGTTCGGACCGACGTGATCGACCTGTTGGACGTGCACGGTGACGGAGCCCCGGCCGCGCGCCCGTCGTTCGAACAACCGGAGGACTTTCCGAGGTTTCGGGAAAAGATCTATCGCGCCCTGCGGGCCATCGCCCAAGGGCGCTTGAACAAGGTCGTGGTCGCGCGCTTTGTGACGGGGCGCGTCACGCGCCCCTTGGACGAGGCGCTTGCGGCGCTTGCAGCGCAGTATCCCGACAGCCATGTCTTTGCGCTCTCCTGGCAGGGAAGATGGCTCATCTCCGCCAGCCCGGAGCGTTTGTGCGCCATCCATGGCCCGGCGGTGAAGGTCGACTGCCTGGCAGGGACGGCGCGCAGAGGGCGGAGTGAAGACGAGGACACCGTGTTGGAGCGCGAGCTCGTCTCGAGTGCGAAAAATGCGCGGGAGCATCAGGCCGTGGTCGATCACGTCCTTCGTGCGTTGTCCGGGCTGTGTGACGAGGTCGAAAAAGAGGCGGGGCCGAGCGTGCTCAAGCTGGCCAATGTGCAGCACCTTCGTACGCGCGTCGTCGGCCGCGCCCGCCCCGGGATTGGCCTGCTTGACCTTGCGCAGGCGCTCCATCCCACGCCCGCGGTAGCCGGAACGCCGCAGCGGGAGGCCACGACGTACGTGACCGCCCACGAGGGCTGGCCGCGCGGTTATTACGCAGGTGCTTTTGGCATCTACGCAGAAGGGGATGGCGAACTCGACGTCTGCCTGCGATCCGCCTTCGTCGACGGGGGAGAAGCGGCTGCGTTTGCTGGCTGTGGTATCGTCGAGGGATCGGATCCCGCGGCTGAATGGGAAGAGAGCGAACTCAAGCTGAAGCCGATGCGAGAGGCGTTGGGCCTGCGGGAGGAGGTGGGCCGGTGA
- the menE gene encoding o-succinylbenzoate--CoA ligase, which produces MMNLERAQAPVAFLPDWLSLHAERRPGRVAIATEERSVTYAELHRAAKATAARLFALGVRPGQRVGVICHQGLMHALCLHALITLRAVMVPLNWRLSPAELAYQVEDCGADFVLCDEAAAPFAEQVASAAARRVPTIVVPREAWEGEGAIEGQPMREAAGDVSLTAVHAIVYTSGTTGRPKGAMITYQNHWYSAMASALQFGLDPEERWLVPMPLFHVGGMGVLMRSLIYGTTAVVHDRFDAEKVDCALASGEITLVSLVPTMLARLLKLRREPYPPQLRAILLGGAGCPRPVLERALELGLPVAQSYGLTETNTQVATIDLAHALRKMGSSGRPLANVRIAVQGPDGPTTAPGVEGEILVQGPTVFAGYYNRKEETERALAGGWLHTGDIGRLDEEGFLYVLDRRQDLIVSGGENIYPAEIESQLLALPGVMDAGVVGKPDDEWGQVPVAFVVMEAGTVLTDERSRAFREELRSRLAHYKVPVAFYQVDALPRTASGKLMRYEMRKWVMQG; this is translated from the coding sequence ATGATGAACTTAGAACGAGCCCAGGCGCCCGTCGCTTTCCTGCCCGATTGGCTATCCCTCCACGCCGAGCGCAGACCCGGCCGTGTTGCCATCGCGACGGAAGAGCGGTCGGTCACGTACGCCGAGCTTCATAGGGCGGCGAAGGCGACAGCGGCGCGGCTATTCGCCCTGGGCGTCCGCCCGGGGCAGCGCGTCGGCGTGATTTGTCACCAGGGCCTCATGCACGCCCTGTGCCTGCACGCGCTCATCACCCTTCGCGCGGTGATGGTGCCGCTCAACTGGCGCCTGTCGCCCGCCGAGCTCGCTTACCAAGTGGAGGACTGTGGCGCCGACTTCGTGTTGTGCGATGAGGCGGCCGCTCCGTTCGCGGAACAGGTCGCATCTGCCGCCGCGCGCCGCGTGCCGACCATCGTGGTGCCGCGCGAGGCGTGGGAAGGCGAGGGGGCCATCGAGGGTCAGCCGATGCGCGAGGCAGCTGGCGATGTGTCCCTAACGGCTGTCCACGCCATCGTGTACACGAGCGGCACGACCGGCAGGCCCAAAGGAGCCATGATCACCTATCAAAACCACTGGTACAGTGCCATGGCATCTGCCCTCCAGTTTGGCCTGGATCCAGAGGAGCGCTGGCTCGTCCCCATGCCGCTCTTTCACGTCGGCGGCATGGGCGTGCTGATGCGAAGCCTGATTTATGGCACAACGGCTGTGGTCCACGACCGGTTTGATGCGGAGAAAGTGGATTGCGCTCTCGCTTCGGGGGAGATCACGCTCGTGTCCCTCGTGCCGACGATGCTCGCGCGACTGCTCAAGCTCCGGCGCGAGCCGTATCCGCCGCAGCTTCGCGCCATCCTGTTGGGCGGGGCGGGCTGTCCGCGACCTGTGCTCGAACGGGCCCTCGAGCTCGGACTTCCCGTCGCCCAGAGCTATGGGCTCACGGAGACGAACACCCAGGTGGCCACCATTGACCTGGCCCACGCGCTCCGCAAGATGGGCTCATCGGGACGTCCGCTCGCGAACGTGCGCATCGCGGTGCAGGGGCCAGACGGACCCACCACGGCACCCGGTGTCGAGGGCGAGATTCTCGTCCAGGGACCGACGGTATTCGCTGGTTATTATAACAGAAAAGAGGAGACCGAACGCGCCCTCGCAGGCGGTTGGCTGCATACCGGCGATATCGGGCGACTGGACGAAGAAGGCTTCTTATACGTGTTGGACAGGCGCCAAGATCTCATTGTCTCGGGCGGCGAGAACATCTATCCCGCCGAGATCGAATCACAACTTTTGGCGCTTCCCGGCGTGATGGATGCGGGTGTGGTCGGAAAACCGGACGACGAGTGGGGACAGGTGCCGGTTGCCTTCGTGGTGATGGAGGCCGGGACGGTCTTGACGGACGAACGGTCGCGCGCGTTCCGCGAAGAACTCCGCAGCAGGCTCGCGCACTACAAGGTCCCTGTGGCTTTTTATCAGGTCGATGCGTTGCCTCGCACGGCGTCGGGCAAGCTGATGCGCTACGAGATGAGAAAGTGGGTGATGCAGGGATGA
- the menB gene encoding 1,4-dihydroxy-2-naphthoyl-CoA synthase has translation MALNWERVKEYTDIIYERADGIARVTINRPEVRNAFRPETVMEMIDAFQHIRDDSSTGVVLLRGQGDEAFCSGGDQRVRGHGGYVGGDGVPRLNVLDLQRLIRTLPKPVIAVVAGYAIGGGHVLHVCCDLTIAAENAVFGQVGPKVGSFDGGYGVSLLSRLVGQKKAKEIWFLCRQYNAQEALQMGLVNAVVPLERLEEESIRWAKEILEKSPIAIRFLKAAFNADTDGAAGLQQFAGDATMLYYMTDEAKEGARAFLEKRKPDFSKFGRLP, from the coding sequence ATGGCGCTCAACTGGGAGCGAGTGAAGGAGTACACGGATATCATCTATGAACGGGCAGACGGGATCGCCCGGGTGACCATCAACCGCCCGGAGGTGCGCAACGCGTTTCGCCCCGAGACGGTGATGGAGATGATCGACGCGTTTCAGCACATTCGCGACGACAGCTCGACAGGCGTCGTGCTTCTGCGGGGGCAAGGGGACGAGGCGTTCTGTTCCGGCGGAGATCAGCGCGTCCGCGGTCACGGGGGCTACGTCGGCGGGGACGGCGTACCGAGGCTCAATGTGCTCGATTTGCAGCGCCTGATTCGCACGCTGCCGAAGCCGGTCATCGCGGTGGTGGCGGGCTACGCCATCGGCGGCGGGCACGTGCTCCACGTCTGCTGCGATCTGACCATCGCGGCGGAAAACGCCGTGTTTGGCCAAGTGGGGCCCAAAGTCGGGAGCTTTGACGGCGGCTACGGGGTCTCGCTTCTCTCGCGGCTCGTCGGCCAAAAGAAGGCGAAGGAGATTTGGTTCCTCTGCCGACAGTACAACGCGCAAGAGGCGCTTCAGATGGGGCTCGTCAATGCCGTGGTCCCGCTCGAGCGCCTGGAAGAAGAATCGATCCGCTGGGCAAAGGAAATCCTTGAGAAGAGCCCGATTGCCATTCGCTTCTTGAAAGCAGCGTTCAATGCGGACACGGACGGGGCAGCGGGCCTGCAACAGTTTGCGGGCGACGCCACGATGCTGTACTACATGACCGACGAGGCCAAGGAGGGCGCGCGCGCGTTCCTCGAAAAGCGCAAGCCGGACTTCAGCAAGTTTGGGCGCCTGCCCTGA
- a CDS encoding 1,4-dihydroxy-2-naphthoate polyprenyltransferase has protein sequence MTAASRVRVWWRVLRPFTLTASIVPVIVGTAVAVPTYPFHVWRFLAMMIASILIQSATNMFNEYYDYQRGLDDERMVGIAGTIVRDGVPPKVVLRLGFAFLLIALLLGVYLCATTSWWLALVGVLCMAVGYFYSGGPVPLAYTPFGEIAAAIAMGPTIVLIAFYLQSGTVTLRALLVSVPIGLLIGAILFANNLRDMAQDAEGGRRTMVILIGRQRGRVLFASVFGAAYLMVVAMVAFGVLTPYALLVLLTVPTAVYVVRLYYQYTEPAKLHKAVKGTSNLLFRFGVLMVCAFLVSTIRF, from the coding sequence ATGACCGCTGCGAGCCGAGTGCGCGTATGGTGGCGCGTCCTCCGCCCGTTTACGCTTACGGCAAGTATTGTGCCCGTGATCGTCGGCACCGCCGTCGCGGTGCCCACGTACCCCTTTCACGTCTGGCGCTTTCTCGCCATGATGATCGCGTCCATCTTGATCCAATCCGCCACCAACATGTTCAACGAATACTACGACTATCAGCGCGGCTTGGATGACGAGCGGATGGTGGGCATTGCCGGAACCATCGTCCGAGACGGCGTGCCGCCAAAAGTGGTCCTGCGGCTGGGATTCGCGTTCTTATTGATAGCCCTTCTTTTGGGCGTGTACCTCTGCGCGACGACCAGTTGGTGGCTCGCATTGGTGGGTGTGCTGTGCATGGCGGTCGGGTACTTCTATTCGGGTGGCCCAGTGCCGCTCGCCTATACGCCGTTTGGTGAAATCGCCGCGGCCATCGCCATGGGGCCGACCATCGTGCTCATCGCATTCTATTTGCAGAGCGGCACCGTCACCCTGCGCGCCCTGCTCGTGTCTGTTCCCATCGGCCTGTTAATCGGCGCCATCCTGTTCGCCAACAACCTGCGCGATATGGCGCAGGATGCCGAAGGAGGCCGGCGCACCATGGTCATCCTCATCGGCCGACAGCGCGGTCGCGTGTTGTTTGCCAGCGTCTTTGGCGCCGCGTACTTGATGGTCGTCGCCATGGTCGCCTTCGGCGTGCTCACGCCTTACGCGCTCCTGGTGCTCCTGACGGTGCCCACCGCGGTGTACGTCGTGCGACTCTACTATCAGTACACGGAACCCGCGAAGCTCCACAAGGCGGTCAAAGGGACGTCCAACCTGCTCTTTCGCTTTGGGGTCCTCATGGTCTGTGCGTTCCTCGTGTCGACCATCCGTTTCTGA
- the fdhD gene encoding formate dehydrogenase accessory sulfurtransferase FdhD, with the protein MNGVSRFLGAETWKRPVLRYRAGEYWEEDDVIATEFAVTLYVNGEEFATLVCTPTYVEDLVYGFLASEGVIRTVDDVKSVQVSLWTGTARVETKSGVVLPPAMYNKRYIGSCCGKGRQSFYFQSDALTARPVADPVRLSADDVLRAMDLLDASSGLFEETGGVHVAALVRAGQLVLARADIGRHNALDKIYGHCLKSGESLSGTAVAFSGRISSEVLLKVAKIGVGVVIARGAPTALALDLAEELNITAIGFVRGQAFNVYSHPWRMKDVKREQGVAGGT; encoded by the coding sequence GTGAATGGGGTGTCGCGCTTTCTCGGCGCGGAAACCTGGAAGCGCCCGGTGCTGCGCTATCGCGCCGGAGAATACTGGGAAGAGGACGACGTGATCGCGACGGAGTTCGCCGTGACGCTGTACGTGAATGGCGAAGAGTTCGCGACCCTCGTCTGCACGCCCACGTACGTGGAGGACCTCGTGTACGGGTTTCTCGCGTCGGAAGGCGTCATTCGAACCGTCGACGACGTGAAGTCGGTGCAGGTGAGCCTGTGGACAGGCACGGCTCGTGTCGAGACAAAGTCCGGCGTTGTTCTGCCGCCGGCGATGTACAACAAGCGCTACATCGGATCGTGTTGCGGAAAGGGGCGGCAGAGCTTCTACTTTCAGAGTGATGCGCTGACGGCGCGCCCCGTGGCCGATCCCGTCCGCCTTTCCGCTGACGACGTCCTTCGCGCCATGGATCTTCTCGACGCATCGTCGGGGCTGTTTGAGGAGACGGGCGGTGTGCATGTGGCGGCGCTCGTGCGCGCGGGACAGTTGGTCTTGGCGCGGGCGGATATCGGCCGCCACAACGCGCTCGACAAGATCTATGGCCACTGCCTCAAGAGCGGCGAAAGCCTGTCGGGCACTGCGGTGGCGTTCAGCGGCCGGATTTCGTCCGAAGTGCTGCTGAAGGTGGCGAAGATCGGCGTGGGCGTCGTGATCGCGCGCGGGGCGCCGACGGCGCTTGCGCTGGACCTCGCGGAGGAGCTCAACATCACGGCCATCGGCTTTGTGCGCGGGCAGGCGTTCAACGTCTACAGTCATCCGTGGCGCATGAAGGACGTGAAGCGCGAGCAGGGCGTCGCCGGCGGGACCTGA
- a CDS encoding DUF1641 domain-containing protein, which produces MAQPIRQIVHAPRDERREAKERVEQAVIDSADGIVDGLQLLKACEEKGLIPFVRALVEQGDDVLRVVVQAVSRKGVTDGLKNLIGAAQFLSVVPPEDMERVFHALARGLERATQQEANGRMGVYDVLKALRDPDVGRSLAMLFAFLKGMGSGLGDPDLAQPSHEDRGPEV; this is translated from the coding sequence ATGGCGCAACCGATTCGACAGATTGTGCACGCACCGCGAGACGAGCGCCGCGAGGCGAAGGAGCGGGTGGAGCAGGCCGTGATCGACAGCGCGGACGGCATCGTCGATGGCCTGCAACTGCTGAAGGCGTGTGAGGAGAAGGGCCTCATTCCCTTCGTGCGCGCCTTGGTGGAGCAAGGGGACGACGTGCTGCGCGTCGTGGTGCAGGCGGTGTCGCGCAAGGGAGTCACGGATGGGCTCAAGAATCTGATCGGCGCGGCCCAGTTCTTGAGCGTCGTGCCGCCCGAGGACATGGAGCGCGTGTTTCACGCACTGGCGCGGGGGCTGGAGCGCGCGACGCAGCAAGAGGCAAATGGACGGATGGGGGTGTATGATGTCCTTAAGGCGCTGCGCGACCCGGATGTTGGCCGCTCGCTCGCCATGTTGTTTGCCTTCCTGAAGGGCATGGGCAGCGGGCTTGGCGACCCGGACCTTGCGCAGCCGTCGCACGAGGACAGGGGGCCTGAAGTGTGA